In Myxococcus stipitatus, the following are encoded in one genomic region:
- a CDS encoding serine/threonine-protein kinase — MIQPEEHWPRDCGRFELLSRLGRGGMAEVFLARVKDGPREGEHVAIKRVRPERSRDDEAHEQLLHEAELARCLRHPHIVGFVEYGELPDGGYLALELVEGPDLGRVLAQCRRRRIELPIDISVLIVRQVLEALAHAHQATSPTGRPLGVVHCDVSPHNVLLSRTGEVKLADFGVARSRAGLALDARRLGKQHYRSPELLAGEVSVAVDLWATAVLLYELLSLESPFPSGPGDEVESAIRGGRVRPVRLHVPEVSDALALVLDRALAPHPAQRFSSAEQFARALASLADDRVATPLAVAAVVRGLMGTAA, encoded by the coding sequence ATGATCCAGCCGGAGGAGCACTGGCCCCGGGACTGTGGCCGCTTCGAGCTGCTCTCACGGCTGGGCCGGGGCGGCATGGCGGAGGTGTTCCTCGCCCGGGTGAAGGACGGCCCGAGGGAGGGTGAGCACGTGGCCATCAAACGCGTGCGCCCCGAGCGCTCGCGCGATGACGAGGCCCACGAGCAGCTCCTGCACGAAGCGGAGCTGGCCCGGTGCCTGCGCCACCCTCACATCGTGGGCTTCGTCGAGTACGGCGAGCTGCCCGACGGCGGTTACCTCGCGCTGGAGCTGGTGGAGGGGCCCGACCTGGGGCGCGTGCTGGCGCAGTGCCGCAGGCGGCGCATCGAGCTGCCCATCGACATCTCCGTGCTCATCGTCCGGCAGGTGCTGGAGGCGCTCGCCCACGCGCACCAGGCGACCAGCCCCACGGGCCGCCCGTTGGGCGTCGTCCACTGCGACGTGTCTCCGCACAACGTGCTGCTGTCGCGCACGGGCGAGGTGAAGCTGGCGGACTTCGGCGTGGCGCGCTCCCGGGCGGGGCTGGCGCTGGATGCACGACGTCTGGGCAAGCAGCACTACCGCTCCCCGGAGCTGCTCGCGGGCGAGGTCTCCGTGGCGGTGGACCTGTGGGCCACCGCGGTGCTGCTGTACGAGCTGCTGTCGCTGGAGTCGCCCTTCCCCTCGGGCCCTGGGGACGAGGTCGAGTCCGCCATCCGGGGAGGCCGGGTGCGGCCCGTGAGGCTGCATGTCCCCGAGGTGTCGGACGCACTCGCGCTGGTGCTGGACCGCGCGCTGGCCCCGCATCCGGCGCAGCGCTTCAGCTCCGCGGAGCAGTTCGCCCGGGCGCTCGCGTCCCTCGCGGATGACCGCGTGGCCACACCGCTGGCCGTGGCCGCCGTGGTGCGAGGGTTGATGGGCACGGCCGCGTAG
- a CDS encoding AAA family ATPase yields MRILGIRGSNLTSFAGTFALELDRPPLDRLGLFAITGATGAGKSTLLDALCLALFDRTPRLGGRGGVPVGRADEEDEARLSAYDVRGMLRRGAGEGFAEVDFQGKDGRRYRARWSVWRARGRAEGRFRPQEMSLTEVASGQQFGRTKGEVLTAIQERLGLSFDQFRRSALLAQGEFAAFLKADANERAELLERMTGTEVYSRLSMAAHEKNKAEQEELAQRERGLAAIALMEAGERSAAEGKLVEEAEARKGVEARLAEAEGAAAWHSERAALVGAQGEAQAREARAAEALEGAAPRARKLEEVRAAESFRGAVTGAREAERRWEEAEAASRARAVELEGAKEKWARLQSALQAAEAGRSGARAAMEEAAPRLEEAAELDARCVAAARDAEEARGRARAAAAEAAKARSVLEEVVVREEEARAKGEGARAWLVEKAHWEALAKEWPRWQRELERYEVALGEGQTARTGVEKLLGEVDRLREASRLRREERDAEVEAEARAQAAATHAEAALGEGTGVERRVLRESLLTRQETLRGLEAARQGLCAGEAEAREVEREAQAARSEVEAASVAVREAEVRRLEGEAALKEARRALSVAEATQGHAAQRALLREGEACPLCGATEHPYRHEVPALAGLVAESAARVETLEAQRAECSRAEVSASARQASALARVTQAEARREGAAARCSEHRETWGRGREKWRQVSDAAAPPEDGASTESGHWLEAMATELKARLSALKGEEEAAEGQARAAREARAALETQRTRREHAADALRRAEESFTRAEGTLKESLARLDAAETTVRQVLTEMAPVFHADAGWEAKLEAAPADFRQKCGKRVFMWKEREDIVQKAKERADEEQRHRAHAQGLLDVSARRAKEDATTAVLKEKTRDEATRARATLLDGRPTDEVRAELRHALESAEATYEKSRQSAESARQSEGVALARVEDATRVLKVALDARDAARVDLERRLSAQGVSLETVQGLLAHDAAWCEAEARALTALKEALAHARAVLEERRARKAAHEASGAPALSEAEAASAREQLRADVEVRRRAEALLRARLEADDAARARHGSEAQALADRRRAGEVWKTLSDLIGSHDGKRFKVFAQSLTLDALLLHANAHLQELARRYRLMRVPGHDLDLQVVDGDMGDEVRGVASLSGGESFLVSLALALGLASLSSETTQVETLFIDEGFGTLDPETLEVALATLDALQATGRQVGIISHVSGLAERIGVQVRVVKQGGGRSRLVVDGDLGIPCAPEVRLLA; encoded by the coding sequence ATGAGAATCCTCGGCATCCGGGGGAGCAACCTCACGAGCTTCGCGGGGACCTTCGCGCTGGAGCTGGACCGGCCGCCGTTGGACCGGCTGGGGCTGTTCGCGATTACGGGGGCGACGGGGGCGGGGAAGAGCACGCTCCTGGATGCGCTGTGTCTGGCGTTGTTCGACCGGACGCCCCGGTTGGGTGGGCGCGGAGGCGTGCCGGTGGGGCGCGCGGACGAGGAGGACGAGGCGCGGCTGTCCGCGTACGACGTGCGCGGCATGTTGCGCCGGGGCGCGGGCGAGGGCTTCGCGGAGGTGGACTTCCAGGGGAAGGATGGCCGGCGCTACCGGGCGCGGTGGTCGGTGTGGCGCGCGCGAGGCCGCGCGGAGGGGCGCTTCAGGCCCCAGGAGATGAGCCTGACGGAGGTGGCGTCGGGGCAGCAGTTCGGCCGCACCAAGGGCGAGGTGCTGACGGCCATCCAGGAGCGGCTGGGGTTGTCGTTCGACCAGTTCCGCCGCTCGGCGCTGCTCGCGCAGGGAGAGTTCGCGGCCTTCCTCAAGGCGGACGCGAATGAGCGCGCGGAGCTGCTGGAGCGGATGACGGGCACGGAGGTGTACAGCCGCCTGTCGATGGCCGCGCACGAGAAGAACAAGGCGGAGCAGGAGGAGTTGGCGCAGCGCGAGCGCGGGCTGGCGGCGATTGCGCTGATGGAGGCGGGGGAGCGGAGCGCGGCGGAGGGGAAGCTCGTCGAGGAGGCGGAGGCGCGCAAGGGCGTGGAGGCGCGCCTTGCGGAGGCGGAGGGCGCGGCGGCGTGGCACTCGGAGCGGGCGGCGTTGGTGGGGGCGCAGGGGGAGGCTCAGGCGCGGGAGGCTCGGGCGGCGGAGGCATTGGAGGGGGCGGCGCCCCGGGCGCGGAAGCTGGAGGAGGTTCGCGCGGCGGAGTCCTTCCGGGGCGCGGTGACGGGGGCGCGGGAGGCGGAGCGCCGGTGGGAGGAGGCGGAGGCGGCGTCTCGCGCGCGGGCGGTGGAGCTGGAGGGGGCGAAGGAGAAGTGGGCGCGGCTTCAGTCGGCGTTGCAGGCGGCGGAGGCGGGGAGGAGCGGGGCGCGGGCGGCGATGGAAGAGGCCGCTCCGCGATTGGAGGAAGCGGCGGAGCTGGATGCCCGGTGTGTGGCGGCGGCGCGCGACGCGGAGGAGGCGCGTGGGCGTGCTCGGGCGGCGGCGGCCGAGGCGGCGAAGGCTCGGAGTGTGCTCGAGGAGGTGGTGGTTCGCGAGGAGGAGGCGCGGGCGAAGGGGGAGGGGGCGCGGGCCTGGTTGGTGGAGAAGGCGCATTGGGAGGCGTTGGCGAAGGAGTGGCCGCGCTGGCAGCGTGAGCTGGAGCGGTACGAGGTGGCGCTGGGCGAGGGGCAGACGGCGCGGACCGGAGTGGAGAAGCTGCTCGGGGAGGTGGACCGGCTGCGCGAGGCTTCTCGGCTGAGGCGTGAGGAGCGGGACGCGGAGGTGGAGGCGGAGGCACGCGCCCAAGCCGCGGCGACCCACGCCGAGGCGGCGCTGGGGGAGGGGACGGGCGTGGAGCGTCGTGTGCTGCGCGAGTCGCTGCTCACGCGGCAGGAGACGCTGCGAGGGTTGGAGGCCGCGCGGCAGGGACTGTGCGCGGGAGAGGCCGAGGCGCGTGAGGTCGAGCGGGAGGCCCAGGCCGCGAGGAGTGAGGTCGAGGCCGCGTCGGTGGCGGTGCGCGAGGCGGAGGTCCGGAGGTTGGAGGGGGAGGCGGCGCTGAAGGAGGCCCGCCGGGCGCTGTCGGTCGCGGAGGCGACGCAGGGGCACGCGGCGCAGCGGGCCTTGCTGCGCGAGGGTGAAGCGTGTCCGCTGTGTGGCGCGACGGAGCATCCCTATCGGCACGAGGTTCCGGCGCTGGCGGGACTGGTGGCGGAGTCCGCGGCGCGAGTGGAGACGCTGGAGGCGCAGCGGGCGGAGTGCTCACGCGCGGAGGTCTCCGCGAGCGCGAGGCAGGCCTCTGCCCTGGCGCGAGTCACACAAGCCGAGGCACGGCGTGAGGGCGCGGCGGCGCGGTGTTCGGAGCACCGCGAGACGTGGGGACGGGGCCGCGAGAAGTGGCGGCAGGTGAGCGACGCCGCGGCTCCTCCCGAGGACGGCGCCTCGACCGAGTCGGGCCACTGGCTGGAGGCCATGGCCACGGAGCTGAAGGCGCGGCTGTCCGCGTTGAAGGGGGAGGAGGAGGCCGCGGAGGGGCAGGCCCGCGCGGCGCGTGAGGCCCGCGCGGCGCTGGAGACTCAACGCACCCGGCGCGAGCATGCCGCCGATGCGCTCCGGCGCGCGGAGGAGTCGTTCACCCGCGCGGAGGGAACCCTCAAGGAGTCGCTCGCCCGGTTGGACGCGGCGGAGACGACGGTGCGCCAGGTGCTCACGGAGATGGCACCCGTCTTCCACGCGGACGCTGGATGGGAAGCGAAGCTGGAGGCGGCCCCCGCGGACTTCCGCCAGAAGTGCGGCAAGCGCGTGTTCATGTGGAAGGAGCGCGAGGACATCGTCCAGAAGGCCAAGGAGCGCGCCGACGAAGAGCAGCGGCACCGCGCCCACGCTCAAGGCTTGTTGGACGTGAGCGCCCGCCGCGCCAAGGAGGACGCGACGACGGCGGTGCTCAAGGAGAAGACGCGCGACGAAGCCACCCGTGCCCGCGCCACGCTCCTCGACGGACGCCCCACCGACGAGGTCCGCGCGGAGCTCCGTCACGCGCTCGAGTCCGCGGAGGCCACGTACGAGAAGTCCCGCCAGTCGGCCGAGTCCGCGAGGCAGTCCGAGGGGGTGGCGCTGGCCCGCGTGGAGGACGCGACGCGGGTCCTGAAGGTCGCGCTGGACGCTCGCGACGCCGCTCGAGTGGACCTGGAGCGGCGCCTGTCCGCGCAAGGTGTCTCGCTGGAGACCGTTCAGGGACTGCTCGCGCACGACGCCGCGTGGTGCGAGGCGGAGGCCCGGGCGCTGACCGCGTTGAAGGAGGCGCTGGCCCATGCCCGCGCGGTGCTCGAGGAGCGGCGGGCGCGCAAGGCGGCTCACGAGGCGAGTGGTGCTCCCGCCTTGTCGGAGGCCGAGGCCGCTTCAGCCCGCGAGCAGCTGCGCGCGGACGTGGAGGTCCGCCGCCGCGCCGAGGCGCTCCTGCGTGCCAGGCTGGAGGCGGATGACGCGGCCCGAGCGCGCCACGGAAGCGAGGCCCAGGCGCTCGCGGACCGCAGGCGCGCGGGCGAGGTCTGGAAGACGTTGAGCGACTTGATTGGCTCGCACGACGGCAAGCGCTTCAAGGTGTTCGCCCAGAGCCTCACGCTGGATGCCCTGCTGCTCCACGCCAACGCGCACCTTCAAGAGCTGGCGCGGCGCTACCGCCTGATGCGTGTGCCCGGACACGACCTGGACCTCCAGGTGGTCGACGGAGACATGGGTGACGAGGTGCGCGGCGTGGCCAGCCTGTCCGGTGGTGAGAGCTTCCTCGTCTCGCTGGCGCTCGCGCTGGGGCTCGCGTCGCTCTCGTCTGAGACGACGCAGGTGGAGACCCTCTTCATCGACGAGGGCTTCGGCACGCTGGACCCGGAGACGCTGGAGGTGGCGTTGGCCACGCTCGACGCGCTCCAGGCCACGGGCCGGCAGGTGGGCATCATCTCCCACGTCTCCGGCCTGGCCGAGCGCATCGGCGTGCAGGTGCGCGTGGTGAAGCAGGGCGGTGGCCGCAGCCGGCTGGTGGTGGATGGTGACCTGGGAATCCCTTGCGCCCCGGAGGTCCGGCTGCTCGCCTGA
- a CDS encoding exonuclease SbcCD subunit D C-terminal domain-containing protein, translated as MRLLHTSDWHLGHTLYDVSREAEHGAFLEWLLDTLEAQAVDALLVAGDIFDTSNPSAEAQAAWYQFIAKARRRLPRLDVVVIGGNHDSAARLDAPDPLFAALGVKVVGGLPRVDGGVDLARLLVPVHDAKGQVGAWVAAVPYLRPSDLPPLREDVGDRLVEGVRAVYSEVLGAARHRRQPGQALVAMGHCYMTGSELSELSERKILGGNQHALPVDLFPEDVAYAALGHLHKAQRVGGREGVRYSGSPLPLSLSEAGYRHQVLLVELKGEVLERVESVPVPRRAEMVRVPARDAAVLDEVVALLEALPALDEEMPEWRRPYLEVCVSLPRPEPSLRQKVEKALEGRAARLVKLTPAYTGTGGALAETGPALLSLRERTPEDVFRARYARDYEEPPSEVLLESFHTLLTQVQEEAS; from the coding sequence ATGCGCTTGCTGCACACGTCGGACTGGCATCTGGGACACACGCTGTACGACGTCTCGCGCGAGGCGGAGCACGGCGCGTTCCTGGAGTGGCTGCTGGACACGCTCGAGGCCCAGGCGGTGGATGCGCTGCTGGTGGCCGGCGACATCTTCGACACGTCCAATCCGAGCGCGGAGGCGCAGGCGGCCTGGTACCAGTTCATCGCGAAGGCCCGCCGTCGGCTGCCCCGGTTGGATGTGGTGGTGATTGGTGGCAACCATGACTCGGCGGCGCGGCTGGATGCTCCGGACCCGCTGTTCGCGGCGTTGGGGGTGAAGGTGGTGGGCGGGCTGCCTCGCGTGGACGGCGGGGTGGACCTGGCGCGGCTGCTGGTGCCGGTGCACGACGCGAAGGGGCAGGTGGGCGCGTGGGTGGCGGCGGTGCCGTACCTGCGGCCGTCGGACCTGCCTCCCTTGCGCGAGGACGTGGGGGACCGGTTGGTGGAGGGTGTCCGCGCGGTGTACTCGGAGGTGCTGGGGGCCGCGAGGCATCGGCGTCAGCCGGGGCAGGCGCTGGTGGCCATGGGCCATTGCTACATGACGGGCTCGGAGCTGTCGGAGCTCAGCGAGCGGAAGATCCTGGGAGGCAACCAGCACGCGTTGCCCGTGGACCTGTTCCCGGAGGACGTGGCGTACGCGGCGCTGGGACATCTGCACAAGGCGCAGCGCGTGGGTGGGCGGGAGGGGGTCCGCTACAGCGGTTCACCGTTGCCGCTGTCGCTGTCGGAGGCGGGCTACCGGCATCAGGTGTTGCTGGTGGAATTGAAGGGGGAGGTGCTCGAGCGCGTGGAGTCGGTACCCGTGCCGCGGCGGGCGGAGATGGTGCGGGTGCCCGCGCGGGACGCGGCGGTGCTGGACGAGGTGGTGGCGCTGTTGGAGGCGTTGCCCGCGTTGGACGAGGAGATGCCGGAGTGGCGGCGGCCCTACCTGGAGGTGTGCGTGTCGCTGCCTCGGCCGGAGCCTTCGCTGCGGCAGAAGGTGGAGAAGGCGCTGGAGGGGCGCGCGGCGCGGCTGGTGAAGCTGACGCCCGCGTACACCGGCACGGGGGGCGCGTTGGCGGAGACGGGGCCCGCGCTCTTGTCGTTGCGTGAGCGCACGCCGGAGGATGTCTTCCGGGCGCGGTATGCGCGGGACTACGAGGAGCCTCCCTCCGAGGTGTTGCTGGAGTCCTTCCACACGCTGCTGACCCAGGTGCAGGAGGAGGCGTCATGA